Sequence from the Esox lucius isolate fEsoLuc1 chromosome 6, fEsoLuc1.pri, whole genome shotgun sequence genome:
CACTAAACCAACACCCATACAGGAAATGAAACCAGCGACCTACTAcaagcagtggttcccaaacattTTCACTTACTGTACGACAAACAGAATTTTGCTCTGCTGTAAGtaaccctgaagtaccccctcatgttaattttactggtaagcctatggtgtcattaGTATTCTCATCTACCCCCTGTTGATAGGCCAAGTTCCACCAGAGGTCCTAGTACCCCAGGTGTAACATGGCTTTTTTTGGTATGAATGCCATGTCCTGTATTATTAAGTTTAACTTGCTGTATAACCGTGTGCATCTCCAGCCCACCATTGTAAGAATGGCAGATTGTCAGTAAAGGAGGCGGTTGACATTTTGTCTCTGCGGATCTGCCCAGCATTCCACTAATGAACACACCCGGTCTGCTCGGTGACTTCTGCCAGATCTGTCAGTGGACATGTGCTCCAACCAATAAGCATCtacctctgtctcctctgcaGCCAATGTGGCCCATGCTCACACCCCCCTGACCGTCTCCGCCCCCCACCTGTCCTACATCTGCCATGAGGGCGCCAACGTCACCCTCCTCTGTTCCCAAAAAGGTGCCAAGCAGTACCCTTCGGACTCACTGCATCATAGCTGGCTCTTTACACCCCACTTAACAGAGCATTGCCATGAGAGGGTGCATCCCCGAGGCCACCGACATCCGGGCAACCATTCCCACACGGCGATTCCCTGGGGCGTGCGGTATGGGGGGAACGACGAGTCTTTCTGGGTGCAGCTGCAGTCTGTCAGCCCATCAGACCAAGGGCGCTATTGCTGCCTCACCCTGGATGTTCCATCGAAGAAAACCCATTCCAGCATATTGCAGATTCACAGCCATGTCTTTCTTACGGTCATGCCGGGTAAGGCcaagtgtatgagtgtgtgtggttgtgagtGTGAAACagaaagcctgtgtgtgtgtggttgcatTGTATTGAAGttgtgtatacatttaaaatatttttatacgtTACATTTTATGGCTAAACTGACTTGTAATTCGTCTCATTTCTCAGTAGGTAAACAAGGCGAGGCGAAATGCACAGTATTGGACATCAAGCCAACAGAAGGTACACTTTTAAAACATGGAAAATATGAAATGATGGAAGAGTTACAGTAAGGCATAGTACTGAAATGTTATCTACGTCCACCGCTTTGCTTTCCCTAATAGAGGTTTCCCCAATAGATGTATAGAGAGATTAAAGAAGTATCCAATCAGCTTCTTTTTAAACATGATATGCCAAAGACTGGGCCTTTTTTCGATCGGTTTAGTCATTTCAGCTCAGGGATTCGAACTAGCAACCGGTTGGGTTACTGGCTCTACAGTTTGTAATCCATAGGTTACTTTCTGTAACTGCCCTCTCCTTACATTGTGTCAATGAGGAAGGCTAGACATGGAAATAGACTTGTGGTCCACCAATCATGCTGGTTCAACCCGtagagatggaaagatggaAAGACCCGTAGAGACGTTGCTGATTGTGGCAACGTCATTAACAGAGTCAACCTATAGTCCTCTAGCCATCTTTACGGTCCCACCATTTGGAGTCAAATGCACTCTGAGGCTGAATTCTATGTCTTGTCACGTTCTGGGATCCTCAGGGTCGGTGGCAGCTGGTCTGGCCACAGCAGCCTGCATCATGGCcatcctctctctgcccctAATCCTGGTCTTGGTGTACAAGCAGAGGCAATCAACGGAGTCCAGTCGACGTGAGTACCAAAGACAAATATGTGCAAATGTTAttcaggtgcatctcaaaaaatttgaatatcatggaaAGGTTATTTCCGTTATTCAAAATCAAAAAgcgacaccttcatatattaaaatgaaatttcaatatattgaaattaaataaaaaatgtacagaaatgtcgacctgagaagaacTCTAATTAGCTAATTAACTCAGTGCCTTCAGTACagacaaccacaatcatggggaagactgttgACTAGACAGTtttccagaagacactcatttaCACCCACGAatagggtaagccacagaatgTCAATCCTGAAAGGGCTGGCTCtttgcagagtgctgtatcaaagcatattcatggaaagttgcctggaagggaaaagtgtggtaggaaaaggtgcacaagcaacagggatgaccacAGCCTTCAGAGCaatgtcaagcaaagccgattcaagagAATCTATGAGGtgttgtcaagaggaaaatgagataccagacccaacaacacagatgagctgaaggccaccatcaaagcaacctgggcttccataacacctcagcagtgccacagggtGATTGCCTCCgtgccacgccgcattgatgcagtcatttgtgcaaaaggagctCAGatcaagtattgagtgcataaatgaACATACTCAGGAAACCCTTTGCAGGTGGTTTgttaattagttgattagagTTCTTCTCAGGTCGAtatctgtattatacattttttattctaatattttcagatactggattttttatttccatgagctataAGCTGTAATCATTAagactgaaagaaaaaaggcttgacatttttcactttgtgtaattaatATAGAATCTATGAAGGTgacactttttgatttgaattacgggaAAAAATGATATTACAATTCTTTGAGATGCACCATCTCTATTTCAACTGGTTTCACTCAGCAGAAAATATTCCCGAAGCAACAGGAATTGGGAGTTATGAATACATCACGTACACTgtgtctttgaaaatgtacaactGTTAGTTTGAGTTCCACCCTTTGTCTAACACTAATTTCCTGTCCACTAGCAAGTGTGACATTAGAAGTACTTAGATGTGGTCCATTGTTTCGTTGTCTGACAATAGGCCATTTCCCTTTCCTCCACTCCCAGGTGCACATGAGCTGGTCAGAATGGACAGGTGAGTTGAGTTTCCCACTGCCAGCTGTGCCTTCTATCTGGTTTTAGATTTGAgttgtttgaatgtttttgcCCCTCCTGATACTTGCTTTAGACACAGCGCTAACCCTGCACACTAAACccccctggactaactaatctCTCTAGACCAGCAGGATATTCTTTTCTATTTTCTCAACACTTAATGCATGGCATATTTCATCTAACTAGATTAGGATGGGTTTATTTTCGCATCTGAATAGAATGGTTCCTTAATGAACTCTGTGGGAAGATTGAATGGATCAAATGTcattaaaaactaaaatatttcaGAAGTGGTCTGTGCGGAAGATGGGAGAATATAACCGTCATCATATTGAGGCACATTGGTTTTTGTCTTAACTTACAGAATGCATTTTCTCTTGATGTGTTGGATTTCTTGTGGTGGCAATCATAAAAGCCACTGCTGATATCTCGTGCACACAGGGCTTTATCATGAGAACATGATACCTGCTTTGTCACTGAACATTCTGTAACAGATTATGATGCCGAGCTGACACGCCTTTCAACTGACCACAAAACAAGCCATGATGCAAACTAGATTGTTGGTCGGATACATCTGATGGCAGACGTAACTGGGTCAGTTGTGCTCGGGCAAAGGGTTCATGCAGCGCAGCACTGTGCCTGAgtagctctgattggctgtaattTGTGCATTGGGGATTATTGATAGACAACACTTACTGGGTAGGATTACAGAAAAATCTTAGGGATACATTTGCCAATTACCATCCTATTTCTGGGTAGAAATGTTTTTGGGGATAAAAGGgcaattataaatgtataaacaGCTGGCCAGCAGTTGTATGGCCCTGGTATACATCTGTCCAAGTTaatctgcctgtgtgtgtgtatgtc
This genomic interval carries:
- the vsir gene encoding V-type immunoglobulin domain-containing suppressor of T-cell activation; its protein translation is MTWELFRSETLPTNLLFSFLICFQLVTVVEANVAHAHTPLTVSAPHLSYICHEGANVTLLCSQKGAKQYPSDSLHHSWLFTPHLTEHCHERVHPRGHRHPGNHSHTAIPWGVRYGGNDESFWVQLQSVSPSDQGRYCCLTLDVPSKKTHSSILQIHSHVFLTVMPVGKQGEAKCTVLDIKPTEGSVAAGLATAACIMAILSLPLILVLVYKQRQSTESSRRAHELVRMDSEAAGHENPVFLGGPTQGQGKTRTVSQIMTRQSSETGRHLLLSDPGTPLSPPVHGDVFFPAHEPIPESPDFLQV